Proteins encoded together in one Aeromonas encheleia window:
- a CDS encoding TetR/AcrR family transcriptional regulator codes for MPDHSLPSALCMRRQPRQQRSQEVAARIEQATLTLLHEQGFAALNTNAIAARAGVGIKSLYHLFPNKEAIICRLAMDWLAAVCQAQEEIRQQAHSWPQTLLLLDQALDALDSRFVGYGALWQAMDLIPALHEVEQEHERGQIAFWSERLRHFGCRWPDPELEVLVRYFYRTADVVKQYAKEQGALGQRVWLLHRGWSERLVAAAIKEPDPERVWQSLPGLTARGD; via the coding sequence ATGCCGGATCATTCATTGCCGAGCGCGCTGTGCATGCGGCGCCAACCTAGGCAGCAACGTAGCCAGGAGGTCGCGGCTCGTATCGAGCAGGCCACCCTGACGCTGCTGCATGAGCAGGGGTTTGCGGCCCTCAACACCAATGCCATCGCCGCTCGCGCCGGGGTGGGCATCAAGTCGCTCTATCACCTGTTCCCGAACAAGGAGGCCATCATCTGCCGGCTCGCCATGGACTGGCTGGCGGCGGTGTGTCAGGCGCAGGAGGAGATCCGGCAGCAGGCCCACAGCTGGCCGCAGACCCTGCTGCTGCTGGATCAGGCGCTAGACGCGCTGGACAGCCGCTTCGTCGGCTATGGCGCGCTCTGGCAGGCGATGGATCTGATCCCGGCCCTGCACGAGGTCGAGCAGGAGCACGAGCGGGGCCAGATTGCCTTTTGGTCCGAGCGGCTGCGTCACTTCGGTTGCCGCTGGCCCGATCCCGAGCTGGAGGTGCTGGTGCGCTACTTCTACCGGACGGCGGATGTGGTGAAGCAGTACGCCAAGGAGCAGGGGGCGCTGGGGCAGCGCGTTTGGCTGCTGCATCGCGGCTGGAGCGAACGGCTGGTGGCGGCGGCCATCAAGGAGCCAGACCCCGAACGGGTCTGGCAGTCGCTGCCCGGGCTGACGGCGAGGGGAGATTGA
- a CDS encoding amidohydrolase: MDSKQTRFRLSVAALLVGGLLGCQQDSSEPPQENTLYLNGKIHTQDGQRSQAEAMVVSDGKFTYVGSREGAEALKTSATKVVDLNGKMVLPGLHDNHIHLLGTVALDMCDLDGQSIDLDQLAAKVKECLPRYAPKAGDWLVINQWSPYDGNTPTPSYATLLATLDAMAPDNPVMLAGVDGHAGAYNSRALALAQDKDGNVVGLNTTTLAPGGVFAEFIPYVDLTSGVIRDAARSAIPVPDSGVLSASGDQAAAQYDKILPAISELMASRGITGVQDACSSDFIRQRLLNMEAQDLLHMRVTAATCFNQDDYSGKLDLAGHLAKAKEVRESFAEDPLIKADAVKIFLDGVIEGDPFTDPVFLPNAGMLENYHRPHLAMDPDSAEVTITADSEDAGSNGIVNYRDADLKRYVGALDEAGFSIHMHSIGDRSTRMALDALEAARASNGDHGIPHTLAHLQVVHPDDQKRLGDLGLYLTFTYAWTTPQLAYDMLVSPFIQPTKVGQSLSEAIYDPLGYLHEALYPVESTRKAGAVLVAGSDAPVDSRDPRPFENMAAGIMKAADGKDDYRANQRISLSEMLAAYTINGAKAVRQGDITGSIEVGKSADFIVLDRDLFALVNAGTPEQIAETQVERTVFQGETIYGTQ, encoded by the coding sequence ATGGATAGCAAACAGACCAGATTCAGGCTGAGTGTCGCCGCCCTGTTGGTGGGCGGCCTGCTCGGCTGCCAGCAGGACAGCAGTGAGCCCCCGCAGGAAAATACGCTCTATCTCAACGGCAAGATCCACACCCAGGACGGGCAGCGCAGCCAGGCCGAGGCCATGGTGGTCAGCGACGGCAAGTTTACTTACGTGGGCTCCCGCGAGGGGGCCGAGGCCCTCAAGACCAGCGCCACCAAGGTGGTGGATCTGAACGGCAAGATGGTGCTGCCGGGCCTGCACGACAACCATATCCACCTGCTCGGCACCGTGGCGCTGGACATGTGCGATCTCGACGGCCAGAGCATCGATCTGGACCAGCTGGCCGCCAAGGTCAAGGAGTGCCTGCCCCGTTATGCGCCCAAGGCCGGCGACTGGCTGGTGATCAATCAGTGGTCCCCCTACGATGGCAACACCCCAACCCCGAGCTATGCCACCCTGCTGGCGACCCTGGATGCCATGGCACCGGACAATCCGGTGATGCTGGCCGGGGTCGACGGCCACGCCGGTGCCTACAACTCCCGGGCGCTGGCGTTGGCCCAGGACAAGGATGGCAATGTCGTCGGCCTCAACACCACCACCCTGGCGCCGGGCGGCGTGTTCGCTGAGTTCATTCCCTATGTGGACCTGACCAGCGGGGTGATCCGAGACGCGGCCCGCAGCGCCATTCCGGTGCCCGACAGCGGCGTGCTGAGCGCCAGCGGCGATCAGGCCGCCGCTCAATACGACAAGATCCTGCCCGCCATCTCCGAGTTGATGGCCTCTCGCGGCATCACCGGGGTACAGGATGCCTGCTCCTCCGACTTCATCCGCCAGCGACTGCTCAACATGGAGGCGCAGGATCTGCTGCACATGCGCGTCACCGCCGCCACCTGCTTCAACCAGGACGACTACAGCGGCAAGCTCGATCTCGCGGGCCACCTGGCCAAGGCCAAAGAAGTCAGGGAGAGCTTCGCCGAGGATCCGCTGATCAAGGCCGACGCGGTCAAGATCTTCCTCGACGGCGTGATCGAAGGGGATCCCTTCACGGACCCGGTCTTCCTGCCCAATGCCGGCATGCTGGAGAATTACCACCGCCCCCATCTGGCCATGGATCCCGACAGTGCCGAGGTCACCATCACCGCCGACAGCGAGGACGCCGGCAGCAACGGCATCGTCAACTACCGGGATGCGGATCTGAAGCGCTACGTCGGCGCCCTCGACGAGGCGGGCTTCAGCATCCACATGCACAGCATCGGCGATCGCAGCACCCGGATGGCGCTGGATGCGCTCGAGGCGGCCCGCGCCAGCAACGGCGATCACGGCATTCCCCACACCCTGGCTCACTTGCAGGTGGTTCATCCCGACGATCAGAAGCGCCTTGGCGATCTCGGGCTCTATCTCACCTTCACTTACGCCTGGACCACGCCCCAGCTCGCCTACGACATGCTGGTCAGCCCCTTCATCCAGCCGACCAAGGTGGGGCAAAGCTTGAGCGAGGCGATCTACGATCCCCTTGGCTATCTGCATGAGGCCCTCTACCCGGTCGAGAGCACCCGCAAGGCTGGCGCCGTGCTGGTGGCGGGCAGCGATGCGCCGGTGGACAGCCGGGATCCCCGCCCCTTCGAGAACATGGCCGCCGGCATCATGAAGGCGGCGGATGGCAAGGATGACTATCGTGCCAACCAGCGCATCTCCCTCTCCGAGATGTTGGCCGCCTACACCATCAACGGCGCCAAGGCGGTTCGCCAGGGGGACATCACCGGCTCCATCGAGGTGGGCAAGTCGGCGGACTTCATCGTGCTCGATCGGGATCTGTTCGCCCTGGTCAACGCCGGGACGCCGGAGCAGATTGCAGAGACCCAAGTCGAGCGGACGGTGTTCCAGGGGGAGACGATCTACGGCACCCAGTGA
- a CDS encoding HPP family protein: MQFRDFFPVSTNTGLKECGYGALGAFLGLLGTGWLCQWALGIDAHWLIAPMGASAVLLFAAPASPLAQPWSIVVGNGVSALMGVASASLIPEPALASALAVMLAIAAMFLTRSLHPPGGAVALTAVIGGEGIRQLGLGYVLLPVLINSVLLLGLGLLYNRLLGRRYPNGGKAAPNRHQTADPEPSARLATQATDIDFALEKHGELLDISRQDLQELLQEAQLHALRERVGTVRCQDVMSRDLIVTSPEASAMAAWELLSRHRVKALPVVDEAQRLVGILTLHDLMIDRERQLPREAACFEQHRVGDLMTREVRTARRYQPLYDLVAAFSDGGLHHMPVMDGERLVGILTQSDMVAALFTLALQPGLVDEPASSGT; this comes from the coding sequence ATGCAGTTCAGGGATTTTTTTCCGGTATCGACCAATACCGGCCTCAAAGAGTGTGGTTACGGCGCCCTTGGCGCCTTCCTCGGGTTGCTCGGCACCGGCTGGCTCTGTCAGTGGGCGCTGGGGATAGATGCCCACTGGCTGATCGCTCCCATGGGCGCCTCCGCCGTGTTGCTGTTCGCCGCCCCGGCCAGCCCGCTGGCCCAACCCTGGTCCATCGTCGTGGGCAACGGGGTCTCGGCGCTGATGGGGGTGGCGAGCGCCAGCCTGATCCCGGAGCCGGCGCTCGCCTCGGCGCTGGCGGTGATGCTGGCCATCGCGGCCATGTTCCTCACCCGCAGCCTGCATCCCCCCGGCGGGGCCGTGGCGCTGACCGCCGTCATCGGCGGTGAGGGGATCCGCCAGCTCGGGCTGGGCTATGTGCTGTTGCCTGTGCTGATCAACTCGGTGCTGCTGCTGGGCCTGGGGCTGCTCTACAACCGCCTGCTGGGGCGCCGTTATCCCAACGGCGGCAAGGCGGCCCCCAACCGCCACCAGACGGCGGATCCCGAGCCGAGCGCCCGGCTGGCGACCCAGGCCACGGACATCGACTTCGCCCTGGAGAAGCACGGCGAGCTGCTCGACATCAGCCGCCAGGATCTGCAGGAGCTGCTGCAGGAGGCGCAACTGCACGCCCTACGCGAGCGGGTGGGCACGGTACGCTGTCAGGATGTGATGTCGCGGGATCTCATCGTCACCTCGCCGGAGGCGTCGGCCATGGCGGCATGGGAGCTGCTTTCCCGGCACAGGGTCAAGGCGCTGCCGGTGGTCGATGAGGCGCAGCGGCTGGTCGGCATCCTCACCCTGCACGATCTCATGATCGACCGGGAGCGGCAGCTGCCGAGGGAGGCCGCCTGCTTCGAGCAACATAGGGTGGGGGATCTGATGACCCGGGAGGTGCGCACGGCCCGGCGCTATCAGCCGCTCTACGATCTGGTGGCGGCCTTCTCCGATGGCGGGCTGCACCACATGCCGGTGATGGATGGGGAACGCTTGGTGGGGATCCTGACCCAGTCGGACATGGTGGCCGCCCTCTTTACCCTGGCCCTGCAGCCCGGCTTGGTCGATGAGCCCGCCTCCTCCGGCACATAA
- the metE gene encoding 5-methyltetrahydropteroyltriglutamate--homocysteine S-methyltransferase, whose amino-acid sequence MTRAHTLGFPRIGAKRELKFALESYWRGETTQAELVAVGKSLRERHWQAQRTAGVNLLPVGDFAWYDQVLGTSLLVDAVPARHRHGDTDLDTLFRVARGRAPTGPAAAAAEMTKWFNTNYHYLVPEFSRDQRFKLGWSQLFEEVEEAKALGLPVKAVLLGPVSYLWLGKEKESGFSRLELLDRLLIVYQEILAKLASQGVEWVQIDEPALALDLPDEWRLAYLNAYERLSGPCKLLLTTYFGSVAHQRDIITSLKVDGLHLDLVAAPEQLETLVPHLPAQWVLSAGVINGRNVWRANLGKLAPTLKALKAKLGERLWVASSCSLLHSPVDLTLEHELDPQTRSWFAFALQKCYELGLLSDYLDGGDLDKISAYSQPIVDRESDSRVHKRAVQSRLASLTNSDFDRLSAYPVRAEAQRIDLKLPLLPTTTIGSFPQTSDIRLLRQEWRAGRIDDAAYEAGIQAQIKDAIARQEAIGLDVLVHGEAERNDMVEYFGELLDGFAITRFGWVQSYGSRCVKPPVITRDIDRPTPMTLAWTKFAQSLTDKPVKGMLTGPVTILCWSFPREDVSREQSALQIGLAIRDEVADLEAAGIKIIQIDEPAIREGLPLRKQDHQAYLDWAVRAFRLSASPVVDSTQIHTHMCYSDFNLIIEAVAALDADVITIETSRSQMQLLEAFERFNYPNEIGPGVYDIHSPNVPSQGWIEDLIRKAARQIPADRLWVNPDCGLKTRGWEETEAALKVMVDATRALRAELA is encoded by the coding sequence ATGACACGAGCACACACCCTGGGCTTCCCCCGTATCGGCGCCAAGCGCGAGTTGAAATTTGCCCTGGAATCCTACTGGCGCGGCGAGACCACCCAGGCCGAGCTGGTCGCCGTGGGCAAGAGCCTGCGTGAGCGCCACTGGCAGGCCCAGCGCACCGCTGGGGTCAACCTGCTGCCGGTGGGCGACTTCGCCTGGTACGATCAGGTGCTCGGCACCAGCCTGCTGGTGGACGCCGTGCCTGCCCGTCACCGCCATGGGGACACCGATCTCGACACCCTGTTCCGGGTGGCCCGTGGCCGTGCGCCCACCGGCCCCGCAGCTGCCGCCGCCGAGATGACCAAGTGGTTCAACACCAACTACCACTACCTGGTGCCCGAGTTCAGCCGCGACCAGCGCTTCAAGCTGGGCTGGAGCCAACTCTTTGAAGAGGTCGAAGAGGCCAAGGCGCTGGGACTGCCGGTCAAGGCGGTGCTGCTGGGGCCCGTCTCCTACCTCTGGCTCGGCAAGGAGAAAGAGAGCGGCTTCTCTCGTCTGGAATTGCTCGACCGCCTGCTGATCGTCTATCAGGAGATCCTGGCGAAACTGGCATCCCAGGGAGTGGAATGGGTACAGATAGACGAGCCGGCCCTGGCGCTGGACCTGCCGGACGAGTGGCGCCTGGCCTACCTCAACGCCTACGAGCGCCTGAGCGGTCCCTGCAAGCTGCTGCTCACCACCTATTTCGGTTCCGTGGCCCATCAGCGCGACATCATCACCAGCCTGAAGGTGGATGGCCTGCACCTGGATCTGGTGGCCGCCCCCGAGCAGCTGGAGACCCTGGTGCCGCATCTGCCGGCCCAGTGGGTGCTTTCCGCTGGCGTCATCAACGGCCGCAACGTCTGGCGTGCCAACCTGGGCAAGCTGGCGCCGACCCTGAAAGCATTGAAAGCCAAGCTCGGCGAGCGCCTCTGGGTTGCCTCTTCCTGCTCCCTGCTGCACAGCCCGGTGGACTTGACCCTGGAGCATGAACTGGATCCCCAGACCCGCAGCTGGTTCGCCTTCGCCCTGCAAAAGTGCTACGAGCTGGGGCTGCTCTCCGACTACCTGGACGGAGGGGATCTGGACAAGATCAGCGCCTACAGCCAGCCCATCGTCGATCGGGAGTCCGACAGCCGGGTCCACAAGCGGGCGGTGCAGTCCCGTCTGGCCAGCCTCACCAACAGCGATTTCGACCGCTTGAGTGCCTATCCGGTACGCGCCGAGGCCCAGCGCATTGATCTCAAGCTGCCGCTCCTGCCCACCACCACCATAGGCTCCTTCCCGCAGACCTCCGACATCCGGTTGCTGCGCCAGGAGTGGCGGGCCGGTCGCATCGACGACGCTGCCTACGAGGCGGGCATTCAGGCCCAGATCAAGGATGCCATCGCGCGTCAGGAAGCCATCGGGCTGGACGTGCTAGTGCACGGCGAGGCCGAGCGCAACGACATGGTGGAGTATTTCGGCGAGCTGCTGGACGGCTTTGCCATCACCCGCTTCGGCTGGGTGCAGAGCTATGGCTCCCGCTGCGTCAAGCCGCCGGTGATCACCCGGGATATTGACCGCCCGACCCCCATGACGCTGGCGTGGACCAAGTTCGCCCAGAGTCTGACCGACAAGCCGGTGAAGGGGATGCTGACCGGGCCCGTGACTATTCTCTGCTGGTCCTTCCCCCGGGAAGACGTGAGCCGCGAGCAGTCCGCTCTGCAAATTGGCCTGGCCATTCGCGACGAGGTGGCAGATCTAGAAGCCGCCGGCATCAAGATCATCCAGATCGACGAACCGGCGATCCGCGAAGGGCTGCCCCTGCGCAAGCAGGATCATCAGGCTTACCTGGATTGGGCGGTGCGCGCCTTCCGCCTGAGCGCAAGCCCTGTGGTGGACAGCACCCAGATCCACACCCACATGTGTTACAGCGACTTCAACCTCATCATTGAGGCGGTGGCGGCGCTGGACGCGGATGTGATCACCATAGAGACCAGCCGCAGCCAGATGCAGCTGCTCGAGGCGTTCGAGCGCTTCAACTACCCCAACGAGATCGGGCCGGGCGTCTACGACATCCACTCCCCGAACGTGCCGAGCCAGGGCTGGATTGAAGACCTCATCCGCAAGGCGGCCAGACAGATCCCGGCCGACCGGCTCTGGGTCAACCCGGACTGCGGCCTCAAGACCCGCGGCTGGGAAGAGACGGAGGCGGCGCTGAAAGTCATGGTCGATGCCACCAGGGCGCTGCGCGCCGAGCTGGCCTGA
- a CDS encoding LysR substrate-binding domain-containing protein — MGVPNQSTSHQNTNAGIDLKHLKTISALAEQGSLAGAALCLNLTQSALSHQLKELETRLNLELYLRKSRPLVLTAAGQHLLALARQVLPALAQTERQLLALHSGDAGRLHLALDCHSCIQWLLPLLPGFRRQWPGVALEVESVPGFDAISALLGGQLDLLLTSDVQARGDLHFEPLFAFDLTLVMAPDHPLCHQAKIAPEDLKQEVLLVYPVERARMDVFSRFLQPAGVEPARCKPVDNTSVMLQMAAAGLGVAALPRWASEGFVRQGLLEARPLGSGIRRHMYGTVRAADKDQACLQSLFERIRSKMGA; from the coding sequence ATGGGTGTGCCCAACCAGTCGACCAGCCATCAGAACACCAACGCGGGCATAGATCTCAAGCACCTGAAGACCATCAGCGCCCTGGCCGAGCAGGGTTCACTGGCGGGGGCGGCCCTCTGCCTCAACCTCACCCAGTCCGCCCTCTCCCACCAGTTGAAAGAGCTGGAGACCCGCCTCAACCTGGAGCTTTATCTGCGCAAGAGCCGCCCCCTGGTGCTGACGGCGGCCGGCCAGCATCTGCTGGCCCTGGCCCGTCAGGTGCTGCCCGCCCTGGCCCAGACCGAGCGCCAGCTGCTGGCCCTGCACAGCGGCGATGCGGGCAGGCTGCACCTGGCGCTCGATTGCCACAGCTGCATCCAGTGGCTGCTGCCGCTGTTGCCGGGCTTTCGCCGCCAATGGCCAGGGGTGGCGCTGGAGGTGGAGTCGGTACCCGGCTTCGATGCCATCAGCGCCCTGCTCGGCGGCCAGCTCGACTTGCTGCTCACCTCGGACGTGCAGGCCCGCGGGGATCTCCACTTCGAACCCCTGTTCGCCTTCGATCTCACCCTGGTGATGGCGCCCGATCACCCCCTCTGTCACCAGGCCAAGATAGCCCCGGAGGATCTCAAGCAGGAGGTGCTGCTGGTCTACCCGGTGGAGCGGGCCCGCATGGACGTGTTCAGCCGCTTCCTGCAACCGGCCGGGGTGGAGCCCGCCCGCTGCAAGCCGGTGGACAACACCTCGGTCATGCTGCAGATGGCCGCCGCCGGGCTCGGTGTCGCCGCCCTGCCGCGCTGGGCCAGCGAGGGGTTCGTGCGCCAGGGCTTGCTCGAGGCGCGTCCCCTGGGCAGCGGGATCCGCCGCCATATGTACGGGACCGTGCGCGCCGCCGACAAGGATCAAGCCTGCCTGCAGAGCCTGTTCGAGCGCATTCGCAGCAAGATGGGCGCCTGA
- a CDS encoding siderophore ferric iron reductase: MPARGGSSGSTPPGFGGLTAHRQARHQAEHDALFAAAVQLIPSLKGRLVAGEMPLLAMAGVDMAPGAVTLALHDHWRLAHPEAGPAYWLTRSWGMLCWQSIYLAMVAVYRIGAVPALDRMGQGYNAGLVSGFSLPLVPMIKGEREVLIEAAGRRLRRHWQALFEAMASGQRLRPGFVRPLLADDLLAALVRVPDFFDEVSREQVAADAPLWLAACGLPAEHLAGWRLAVDPAGGASAAPGYVRQRCCLHHKRSDGSLCDNCPRQQDPQAHCGDGVAHAQE; encoded by the coding sequence ATGCCGGCGCGTGGCGGCTCCTCTGGCAGCACGCCGCCGGGGTTCGGTGGTCTGACCGCCCATCGGCAGGCCCGTCACCAGGCGGAGCACGATGCCCTGTTCGCCGCCGCCGTGCAGCTCATTCCCTCCCTCAAGGGGCGGCTGGTGGCCGGGGAGATGCCGCTGTTGGCGATGGCTGGTGTCGACATGGCCCCCGGCGCTGTGACGCTGGCGCTGCACGATCACTGGCGGCTGGCACACCCGGAGGCGGGCCCCGCCTACTGGCTGACCCGCAGCTGGGGCATGCTCTGCTGGCAATCCATCTACCTCGCCATGGTCGCCGTCTATCGGATTGGCGCCGTGCCCGCCCTGGATCGGATGGGGCAGGGCTATAACGCAGGGCTGGTGTCGGGTTTCAGTCTGCCACTGGTGCCCATGATCAAGGGCGAGCGGGAGGTGCTGATCGAGGCGGCGGGCAGGCGGCTGCGCCGTCATTGGCAGGCGCTGTTCGAGGCGATGGCCAGCGGGCAGCGGCTGAGGCCCGGTTTCGTGCGCCCGCTCTTGGCGGACGATCTGCTGGCGGCCCTGGTGCGGGTACCGGATTTCTTCGACGAGGTGAGCCGCGAACAGGTCGCGGCCGATGCGCCGCTCTGGCTGGCCGCCTGCGGCCTGCCGGCCGAGCATCTGGCGGGTTGGCGCCTGGCGGTGGATCCGGCCGGTGGGGCGAGCGCCGCTCCCGGCTATGTGCGCCAGCGCTGCTGCCTGCACCACAAGCGCAGCGACGGCAGCCTGTGCGACAACTGCCCAAGGCAGCAGGATCCTCAGGCCCACTGTGGCGATGGGGTGGCGCACGCACAGGAATAA
- a CDS encoding TonB-dependent siderophore receptor, which translates to MQLVHPPLTVVAATISALLAGSALAAAPLESQEGAVDETLIVLGQTYRNTATKTQLDPIETPQAISVVDSETLEQRGVSSVSEALRYVPGVNTELRGGAVNRLDLFNIRGFDNYQSFYDGLLLQYNEWNLQPQIDPVAIEQLEVFKGPTSVLYGSMPPGGMVNLIAKRPQREAKHSVSLATGTGTLKEMTLDSTGAINEQLAYRVVGLARQKEGQAVTSEEERYVFAPSLDWQLGERTLLNLNLYYQKDPEAGIYTTVPASGSVKSNPLGQLGSDTFLGDENWNEYNRDVTLLGYKLSHDFSDNWQVLQNARYMDASAYQRNTYNAPLAADNRTLARNAYLTDEDSRGFVIDNQLAGKLQTGAAQHNLLLGLDYQYLDAHILYQDTLDYSAPPIDIFNPNHDQIVPDSLSFPYQDKKTIRQSQTGVYLQDQVRLDRLVAIGGARYDSYRMDTDSDTLYQGAASQSLARIDQDNLSFRLGALYELDYGFSPYVSYAESFEPVPGADKSGKAFDPSTGQQWEGGLKFLSEDMSKTFTVAAFHITKENALVMDPDNIYGPKLQTGEIVSKGIELEGRADLTNNLDLALSYTRQDMEITRDTTDLQGKTPVWVPKQMASLWSNYQAGGSLQGMRIGAGLRYVGEAQLDAANTDTVPDYVLMDMSASYDLAALSASLKGVGASLSASNLFNKTYYSCYDQNNCWFGAERNVEARLKYVF; encoded by the coding sequence ATGCAACTTGTTCACCCCCCATTGACCGTGGTCGCCGCGACCATTTCCGCCCTGTTGGCAGGCTCAGCACTGGCCGCCGCCCCCCTGGAGTCCCAGGAGGGTGCGGTCGACGAGACCCTGATCGTGCTGGGTCAGACCTATCGCAACACCGCGACCAAGACCCAGCTTGATCCCATCGAGACGCCCCAGGCCATCTCGGTGGTCGACAGCGAGACCCTGGAGCAGCGGGGCGTCAGTTCGGTGAGCGAGGCGCTGCGCTACGTGCCGGGGGTCAACACCGAGCTGCGCGGCGGGGCTGTCAACCGGCTGGACCTGTTCAACATCCGCGGCTTTGACAACTACCAGAGCTTCTATGACGGCCTGCTGCTGCAGTACAACGAGTGGAACCTGCAACCCCAGATAGATCCGGTGGCCATAGAGCAGCTGGAGGTGTTCAAGGGGCCGACCTCGGTGCTGTACGGCAGCATGCCGCCCGGCGGCATGGTCAATCTGATCGCCAAGCGCCCGCAGCGGGAAGCCAAGCACAGCGTCAGCCTGGCCACGGGGACCGGCACCCTCAAGGAGATGACCCTCGACAGCACCGGCGCCATCAATGAGCAGCTCGCCTACCGCGTGGTGGGGCTGGCCCGCCAGAAGGAGGGGCAGGCGGTGACCTCGGAAGAGGAGCGCTATGTCTTTGCGCCCTCCCTGGACTGGCAGCTCGGCGAGCGCACCCTGCTCAACCTGAACCTCTACTACCAGAAGGATCCCGAGGCGGGCATCTACACCACGGTGCCGGCCAGCGGCTCGGTCAAGAGCAACCCCCTGGGGCAGCTGGGCAGCGATACCTTCCTCGGCGACGAGAACTGGAATGAGTACAACCGGGACGTGACCCTGCTCGGCTACAAGCTGAGCCACGACTTCAGCGACAACTGGCAGGTGCTGCAAAACGCCCGCTACATGGACGCCTCGGCCTATCAGCGCAATACCTACAACGCGCCGCTGGCGGCGGACAACCGCACCCTGGCTCGCAACGCCTACCTGACGGATGAAGACTCGAGGGGCTTCGTCATCGACAACCAGCTGGCGGGCAAGCTGCAGACCGGCGCGGCCCAGCACAACCTGTTGCTCGGGCTCGACTACCAGTATCTGGATGCGCACATCCTCTACCAGGACACGCTCGACTACTCGGCGCCCCCCATCGATATCTTCAACCCGAACCACGACCAGATAGTGCCGGACTCCCTGAGCTTCCCTTATCAGGATAAAAAGACTATTCGCCAGTCCCAGACCGGCGTCTATCTGCAGGATCAGGTGCGTCTGGACCGGCTGGTGGCCATCGGCGGCGCCCGCTATGACAGCTACCGGATGGACACCGACAGCGACACCCTCTACCAGGGCGCCGCCAGCCAGTCCCTCGCCCGGATCGATCAGGACAATCTCTCCTTCCGCCTCGGCGCCCTCTACGAGCTCGATTACGGCTTCTCGCCCTACGTCAGCTATGCCGAGAGCTTCGAGCCGGTGCCGGGGGCGGACAAGAGCGGCAAGGCCTTCGACCCCTCCACCGGTCAGCAGTGGGAGGGGGGGCTCAAGTTCCTCTCCGAGGATATGAGCAAGACCTTCACCGTGGCCGCCTTCCACATCACCAAGGAGAACGCCCTGGTGATGGATCCGGACAACATCTACGGGCCCAAGCTGCAGACCGGCGAGATCGTCTCCAAGGGGATAGAGCTGGAAGGGCGGGCCGACCTCACCAATAACCTGGATCTGGCGCTGAGCTATACCCGCCAGGACATGGAGATCACCAGGGACACCACAGACTTGCAGGGCAAGACCCCGGTCTGGGTGCCCAAGCAGATGGCGTCGCTCTGGAGCAACTATCAGGCGGGCGGCAGCCTGCAAGGGATGCGCATCGGCGCCGGCCTGCGCTACGTGGGGGAGGCCCAGCTCGACGCCGCCAACACCGACACAGTGCCGGATTATGTGCTGATGGACATGTCCGCCTCCTATGATCTCGCCGCCCTCAGCGCGAGCCTGAAGGGGGTGGGGGCATCCCTCAGCGCGAGCAACCTGTTCAACAAGACCTACTACTCCTGCTACGACCAGAACAACTGCTGGTTCGGCGCCGAGCGTAACGTGGAGGCTCGACTCAAATACGTATTCTAA